The Candidatus Arthromitus sp. SFB-mouse-Japan genome includes a region encoding these proteins:
- a CDS encoding TipAS antibiotic-recognition domain-containing protein, producing the protein MKSNKYNDECIQDMISDLFNFMNRFYRCSIGMFRGLAEVYEFNTNFSRILSRNYGEEMPKYIAKAMIYFCDIKEGKEVFKD; encoded by the coding sequence ATGAAATCAAATAAGTATAATGATGAATGTATACAAGATATGATATCAGATCTTTTTAATTTTATGAATAGGTTTTATAGATGTTCTATTGGAATGTTTAGAGGATTAGCTGAGGTATATGAATTTAATACTAATTTTTCTAGAATTTTATCTAGGAATTATGGAGAAGAAATGCCAAAGTATATAGCTAAAGCTATGATTTATTTTTGTGATATTAAAGAGGGTAAGGAAGTTTTTAAAGACTGA
- the rlmN gene encoding 23S rRNA (adenine(2503)-C(2))-methyltransferase RlmN, whose product MFNVLNFKSDELRKYLEENKFRGFKANQIIDWIYNKKIFDFDDMTNLSNIERKQFKDILKIELPLIEKVQKSIDGTIKFLLKLVDGNLIECVFMVYDYGNTICISTQVGCAMGCKFCASTVNGFLRNLELCELMGQVLVVERYTSKKINRIVLMGTGEPLYNYENIITFIHEMRSKMGMSSRHITLSTCGIVPKIYDLANEGLSINLAISLHAINDDKRKTIMPIANKYSINQLIDACLNYFDKTKRRISFEYLLIDGVNDSDDDVRELVSLCKKSKAHVNLIPVNEINENDFKESRRLKKFYNYLLDSGVNVTMRQKKGVDIDAACGQLRLSYSK is encoded by the coding sequence ATGTTTAATGTATTGAATTTTAAAAGTGATGAACTTAGAAAATATTTAGAAGAAAATAAATTTAGAGGATTTAAAGCAAATCAAATAATAGATTGGATTTATAATAAAAAGATTTTTGATTTCGATGATATGACAAATCTTAGTAATATAGAGAGGAAACAATTTAAAGATATTTTAAAAATTGAACTTCCATTAATTGAGAAAGTCCAAAAATCTATAGATGGTACAATTAAATTCTTGTTAAAATTAGTTGATGGAAATTTAATTGAATGTGTGTTTATGGTGTACGATTATGGAAATACTATTTGTATTTCTACTCAGGTTGGATGTGCTATGGGATGTAAATTTTGTGCATCTACTGTAAATGGATTTTTAAGAAATCTTGAATTGTGTGAGCTCATGGGTCAAGTTTTAGTTGTTGAGAGATACACATCGAAAAAAATAAATCGTATAGTTCTTATGGGTACTGGGGAACCGTTGTATAATTATGAGAATATAATAACATTTATACATGAGATGAGAAGCAAAATGGGTATGAGTAGCAGACATATAACTTTGTCTACTTGTGGAATAGTGCCTAAGATTTATGATTTAGCAAACGAGGGTTTGAGTATAAATCTTGCTATATCGTTGCACGCTATTAATGATGATAAGCGTAAGACAATTATGCCTATAGCAAATAAATATTCTATAAATCAGTTAATTGATGCATGTTTGAATTATTTTGATAAAACTAAGAGGAGGATATCTTTTGAATATCTTCTTATAGATGGTGTTAATGACAGCGATGATGATGTAAGGGAATTAGTTTCTTTGTGCAAGAAAAGTAAGGCTCATGTTAATTTGATACCAGTTAATGAAATAAATGAAAATGATTTTAAAGAATCTAGGAGATTAAAGAAATTTTATAACTATTTGTTGGATTCAGGAGTTAATGTGACAATGAGACAGAAAAAGGGAGTAGATATAGATGCAGCATGTGGTCAGCTTAGATTAAGTTATAGTAAGTAG
- a CDS encoding thiamine diphosphokinase: MECVIFGNGGFNKFDIVNKFVDLDNIFTIAVDGGCNYLIEENRRIDLAIGDFDSLKYKEVIYNNRHILKTDMDYNDLEIAMDYCLKNGFKKIYLFGFTGKRSDHFQFNLRVMQKFIERGLDIVMIDEFNVILGSIGCNNFDRGSYKFFSILPVYDDTIISICGAKYNLNNFHLNLIDTLTLSNEWISEKVKISSNKLIFIYLIF, from the coding sequence GTGGAATGTGTTATTTTTGGAAATGGAGGCTTTAATAAATTTGACATAGTGAATAAATTTGTAGATTTAGACAATATATTTACTATTGCTGTTGATGGCGGATGTAATTATTTAATTGAAGAAAATAGAAGGATAGATTTAGCTATAGGAGATTTTGATTCGCTGAAATATAAAGAAGTTATTTACAATAATAGACATATTTTAAAGACAGATATGGATTATAATGATTTAGAAATAGCTATGGATTATTGTTTGAAAAATGGATTTAAAAAGATTTATCTTTTTGGATTTACTGGTAAGAGATCGGATCATTTTCAATTTAATTTGAGAGTGATGCAGAAATTTATTGAACGTGGTTTAGATATAGTTATGATTGATGAGTTTAATGTTATATTAGGATCTATTGGCTGTAATAATTTTGATAGGGGGTCTTATAAATTTTTTTCAATCTTACCTGTATATGACGACACTATTATTTCTATATGCGGTGCAAAGTATAATTTGAATAATTTTCATTTAAATCTTATTGATACTCTTACACTCTCCAATGAATGGATATCGGAAAAAGTAAAAATATCTTCAAATAAATTAATTTTTATTTATTTAATATTTTGA
- a CDS encoding MATE family efflux transporter has product MVGKFSGTYAQSGVASGSQLFNMITMVITGLTMGIIVFLGECIGSKNRGRYSCWKWCCYIFNFSYCYNFLVVPFSDKLYTFMHAPIESFEQTKQYVQICGMGMIFIMLYNIIGSVFRGIGDSKTPLMIVTIACIINILGDFILVAGFRMGAIGAAIATVFAQAISVIFSIYFIIKKKFPFDFSKKNICFDSECVKMILLIGMPIALQELLVQFSFLFIQVVVNRMGVIESAAVGVAEKVCVFLMLVASAYMQSISVFVAQNNGAGEFERSRKALIYRIKTALIIGFIMGIISFFGGNILSSIFSGEYQVTIHAHDYLKAYSIDCLLTAVLFCFVGYFNGCGKTIFVIIQGIIGAFFVRIPVVFIMSQINGATLFHIGLGTPISSLVQIILCVIAYFIYKKRYESIEYGIYN; this is encoded by the coding sequence ATTGTTGGTAAATTTTCTGGAACTTATGCTCAGTCTGGTGTTGCATCTGGTAGCCAATTATTTAATATGATTACTATGGTAATTACAGGACTTACAATGGGTATAATCGTATTTTTAGGTGAGTGTATTGGATCTAAAAACCGTGGCAGGTATAGTTGTTGGAAATGGTGTTGTTATATTTTCAATTTTAGCTATTGTTATAACTTTTTAGTAGTTCCATTTAGTGATAAATTATATACTTTTATGCATGCACCAATAGAATCTTTTGAACAAACTAAACAATATGTACAAATTTGTGGTATGGGTATGATATTTATTATGTTATATAATATAATAGGATCTGTTTTTCGAGGAATTGGTGATTCTAAAACGCCACTTATGATTGTAACAATTGCTTGTATTATTAATATTTTAGGAGATTTTATATTGGTGGCTGGTTTTAGAATGGGAGCTATTGGAGCTGCTATTGCTACAGTATTTGCACAAGCAATTAGTGTAATATTCTCTATTTATTTTATTATTAAGAAAAAATTTCCATTTGATTTTTCTAAAAAGAATATATGTTTTGATAGCGAATGTGTTAAAATGATTTTGTTGATTGGTATGCCTATAGCTTTGCAAGAATTGTTAGTTCAATTTTCTTTTCTTTTTATTCAAGTAGTAGTTAATAGAATGGGAGTTATAGAATCTGCTGCTGTAGGAGTAGCAGAAAAAGTTTGTGTATTTTTGATGTTAGTAGCATCTGCTTATATGCAATCTATTTCTGTTTTTGTGGCTCAAAATAATGGAGCAGGTGAATTTGAAAGATCTAGAAAGGCTTTGATTTATAGGATTAAAACTGCGTTAATTATTGGATTTATAATGGGTATTATCTCATTTTTTGGAGGGAATATATTATCTTCTATTTTTTCGGGCGAGTATCAAGTGACTATTCATGCTCACGATTACTTAAAAGCATATTCTATTGATTGTTTACTCACTGCTGTTCTTTTCTGTTTTGTAGGATATTTTAATGGTTGTGGAAAAACTATTTTTGTTATAATACAAGGGATTATTGGTGCTTTTTTTGTTAGAATCCCTGTTGTTTTTATTATGAGCCAAATAAATGGAGCTACTTTATTTCATATTGGATTGGGTACACCAATTTCTTCTTTGGTTCAAATTATTTTATGTGTTATTGCATATTTTATTTATAAAAAGAGATATGAATCAATTGAGTATGGTATATATAATTAA
- a CDS encoding protein kinase domain-containing protein, which produces MIGKVIGGRYEIIEKLGEGGMANVYKAKCKILKRFTTIKILKQELTNDEEFVRKFKDEAMEVAKLSDNNIVKVYDIGVEDNLHYIVMEYIDGKTLKEYISERGVLSIKEALDFSIQICNGLVIAHDIELIHRDIKSQNILVSNHGNIKVTDFGIAKSSDSATITNSGKILGSAYYISPEQARGNFVDCRSDIYSFGVVMYEMFTGRLPFTHGTPVNVALQHIQVDPVEPMDIVKKLPIGINNLIIKCLQKNPALRYQNSKELRDDLKALQNNKKHFVTRCNMLDKTTVMSAVTPPIPTKLKKNNVFRNIVIVLLLILAIIVLIMSFKFSGLVGKFSADISVPSFLGKTGVQYERELEELGLNYKISGYVESDLEKNFVVDIYPKEGTIVKKGDTIKIVLSDGVELVDVPNIVNMTLDKARLVLQREGLTIGNIEERFSDVYERGVIMIQNPSQTSKIGKNETISVVISRGSETELVVVPQFVGKDIVEAQNLAVLNGINIKLKSVDTTNQENDKKIFYQSVPDGIEIKPTVEIELSYYNYVKKQFDDDTSPDKDLDKEPDDTVEDNVKDELTSSESNDETDEGNKENLIGQSETINQEGNMTKVPDIIDYTVKDAREILKESDLELDANNFDDTDVIKKIDCLVGDEVISGSQIKIEEVY; this is translated from the coding sequence ATGATAGGTAAGGTAATAGGTGGCAGATATGAAATAATAGAAAAACTTGGTGAAGGTGGAATGGCTAATGTATATAAGGCCAAGTGTAAAATATTAAAGAGATTTACTACAATTAAGATTCTTAAACAGGAGCTTACTAATGATGAGGAATTTGTACGTAAGTTTAAGGATGAGGCAATGGAAGTTGCTAAGTTATCTGATAATAATATAGTAAAGGTTTATGATATAGGAGTCGAAGATAACTTGCACTATATTGTAATGGAATATATAGATGGAAAGACTTTGAAGGAGTACATAAGTGAAAGAGGAGTACTTTCTATAAAGGAAGCATTAGATTTTAGTATACAAATTTGTAATGGGTTGGTTATTGCCCATGATATAGAATTAATACATAGAGATATAAAGTCTCAAAATATTTTAGTTTCGAATCATGGTAATATAAAAGTGACTGATTTTGGAATAGCAAAGTCCTCTGATTCTGCCACAATAACTAATTCAGGAAAGATATTAGGATCGGCATATTACATATCTCCAGAACAGGCTCGTGGAAATTTCGTAGATTGTAGAAGTGATATTTATTCTTTTGGTGTTGTGATGTATGAAATGTTTACAGGAAGGTTACCATTTACTCATGGAACGCCGGTTAATGTTGCGTTGCAACATATACAAGTAGATCCAGTTGAACCTATGGATATAGTTAAGAAATTACCTATTGGGATAAATAATCTTATAATAAAGTGTCTTCAAAAGAATCCTGCATTAAGATATCAAAATTCTAAGGAGTTAAGAGATGATCTGAAAGCACTGCAAAATAATAAAAAGCACTTTGTTACAAGATGTAATATGCTTGATAAAACCACAGTTATGTCTGCAGTAACACCACCAATTCCAACTAAGTTAAAGAAAAATAATGTATTTAGAAATATTGTCATCGTTCTTTTGCTTATACTCGCTATTATTGTTTTAATAATGAGTTTTAAATTTAGTGGATTAGTTGGAAAATTTTCTGCTGATATCAGTGTTCCTTCATTTTTGGGGAAAACTGGGGTTCAATATGAGCGAGAGTTGGAAGAATTAGGTTTAAATTATAAAATTTCTGGATATGTGGAAAGTGATTTAGAAAAGAATTTTGTAGTTGATATTTATCCTAAAGAGGGAACAATAGTAAAAAAAGGAGATACGATTAAAATTGTATTAAGTGATGGAGTTGAACTCGTAGATGTTCCTAATATAGTTAATATGACTTTAGATAAAGCTAGATTGGTATTGCAAAGAGAAGGACTTACTATTGGGAATATAGAAGAAAGATTTAGTGATGTATATGAGCGTGGTGTAATAATGATTCAAAATCCTAGTCAGACTTCAAAAATAGGTAAGAATGAAACTATATCTGTTGTTATAAGTAGGGGATCTGAAACGGAACTTGTTGTTGTTCCTCAATTTGTAGGTAAGGATATAGTTGAGGCACAGAATTTAGCTGTATTGAATGGGATTAATATAAAATTGAAGTCGGTTGATACAACTAATCAAGAGAATGATAAGAAAATATTTTATCAGTCTGTTCCAGATGGAATTGAGATTAAGCCAACAGTTGAGATTGAGTTAAGTTATTATAACTATGTTAAAAAGCAATTTGATGATGATACTTCTCCAGATAAAGATTTAGATAAAGAACCAGATGACACTGTTGAAGATAATGTTAAAGATGAGCTTACCAGCAGTGAAAGTAATGATGAGACTGATGAAGGCAATAAAGAAAATTTAATAGGACAAAGTGAAACTATTAATCAAGAAGGTAATATGACTAAGGTACCAGATATAATTGATTACACTGTGAAGGATGCACGTGAAATTCTTAAGGAGAGTGATCTTGAATTAGATGCTAACAATTTTGATGATACAGATGTTATTAAAAAAATTGATTGCTTAGTTGGAGATGAAGTGATTTCAGGGTCGCAAATAAAGATAGAAGAAGTATATTGA
- a CDS encoding formate/nitrite transporter family protein — translation MVVFRKSILAGIIVSIAAYNYLLNYDTLSKIVFSAALLVILAMNLNLYTSKIAKWCCCNEELTCKVKNIAIILLGNFIACVIFGYLFSFLGETHAGSIWESKMQTPLLIALFKSIVVGILMQIAVFSKHDLVTIGIVLLFLGTKTEHSIANIVYMSVARAFSLKSLFYILICLIGNAIGGSLVYLLNKDDKSASY, via the coding sequence ATGGTAGTATTTAGGAAGTCTATATTAGCGGGAATTATAGTTTCTATTGCTGCGTATAATTATCTGTTAAATTATGATACATTATCAAAAATAGTATTTTCTGCTGCATTGTTAGTAATTTTAGCAATGAATTTAAATTTGTATACAAGTAAAATTGCTAAATGGTGTTGTTGTAATGAAGAGTTGACTTGTAAGGTTAAGAATATAGCTATTATTCTTTTAGGTAACTTTATTGCTTGTGTTATATTTGGATATTTGTTTTCTTTTTTAGGTGAAACTCATGCGGGATCAATTTGGGAATCCAAAATGCAGACACCGTTATTAATTGCACTTTTTAAGTCTATAGTAGTTGGTATACTTATGCAAATTGCTGTATTTAGTAAACATGATTTGGTTACTATCGGAATTGTATTATTATTTTTAGGAACTAAAACAGAGCATAGTATAGCAAATATAGTTTATATGAGTGTAGCTAGAGCTTTTTCTTTAAAGTCTTTATTTTATATTTTAATTTGTTTGATAGGAAATGCGATTGGAGGAAGTCTTGTTTATTTATTGAATAAAGATGATAAATCAGCGTCCTATTAA
- a CDS encoding L28 family ribosomal protein yields the protein MHYHCRSNKKWIPNLRKIKAIIDNSKKTVKICIECLQSNKIQRYS from the coding sequence ATCCATTATCACTGTAGATCTAATAAAAAATGGATTCCTAATCTAAGAAAAATTAAAGCTATTATTGATAATTCAAAAAAGACTGTAAAAATTTGTATTGAATGTTTACAGTCTAATAAAATACAGAGATATTCCTAA
- a CDS encoding Stp1/IreP family PP2C-type Ser/Thr phosphatase, protein MVGAMSDIGNLRVVNEDYLDYYICGSYQLYIIADGMGGHNAGDIASKICVRMIKEYIMKEYFDGIDLELLLKNAVQFANREIYFKSLENKKYKGMGTTLTLSLVHGDKIYIVNVGDSCFFSIGGSEITKITKDHSFVQQLIDNGVLSQDEAKDYPNRNIITRSVGINVSVEVDMFIIDNDKNFYLLCTDGLINEINQDEIVPYIENNKNDLYKACNDLITLAKERGGRDNVSLIIFGGTSNDR, encoded by the coding sequence ATGGTTGGAGCTATGAGTGATATAGGTAATCTTAGAGTTGTTAATGAGGATTATTTAGATTATTATATATGTGGTAGTTATCAATTATACATTATTGCTGACGGCATGGGAGGACATAATGCTGGTGATATTGCTAGTAAAATCTGTGTTCGAATGATTAAAGAGTATATAATGAAAGAATATTTTGATGGAATTGATTTGGAGTTACTTTTAAAGAATGCTGTTCAATTTGCGAATAGAGAAATTTACTTTAAGTCTTTAGAAAATAAAAAGTATAAGGGTATGGGTACTACTCTTACTCTTTCTCTTGTTCATGGAGATAAAATTTATATTGTTAATGTTGGAGATAGTTGTTTTTTCTCTATAGGTGGTAGTGAGATAACCAAGATAACTAAAGATCATTCATTTGTCCAACAATTAATAGATAATGGTGTATTAAGTCAGGATGAAGCTAAAGATTATCCTAATAGGAATATTATAACTAGATCTGTTGGAATTAATGTTAGTGTAGAAGTAGATATGTTTATTATAGATAATGATAAGAATTTTTATTTGTTGTGTACAGATGGATTAATAAATGAGATAAATCAGGATGAAATAGTCCCATATATAGAAAATAATAAAAATGATTTGTATAAGGCATGTAATGATTTGATTACTTTAGCTAAAGAAAGAGGAGGCAGAGATAACGTATCTCTAATAATTTTTGGAGGCACTAGCAATGATAGGTAA
- a CDS encoding calcium-translocating P-type ATPase, PMCA-type, whose product MKDNGLLNGLTKEQVEINVKEFGKNRIKEKNKTSIFSILLSQFNDIMIWILIVATIISGIIGDVADSIVIVVIIVINAILGFIQEFRTEKSLESLKKLSSPTTKVIRDGNLKIIDAVELTIDDLILLESGDRIPADAKIIRGDLTVDESLLTGESVGVIKTNKNKENNIFMGTIALKGKAYAKVTNIGMNTEMGKIANMLQDIDEDKSPLKERLEGLGKVLVVICLLICAVVTVIGIARGQSVTDMFLIGVSLAVAAIPEGLPAIVTVALALGVSKMLKRRALIRKLPSVETLGCTSIICSDKTGTLTENKMSVREVYFDGKVYEKREAEVDKNEILKEIFVVCNDFNINKNEKNFKNQIIADPTEKALIEYYFDNVENLVSYHSSFKKLSEIPFDSDRKMASVVVRDPKTDESILLAKGAPEKILLMSKYYLHKGNVVDLTNAKRQEIIKEVEMMSLKGLRCLGAGFKKNNLNDKSNLEKDLIFAGFCSIIDPPRKDSKDAVIKCKQAGINTIMITGDHKNTAFAIAKELQICTGLNEVLTGDDIEKMSDKALSKVIDFIRVFARVTPKHKFRIVKAFKEKGHVVAMTGDGVNDAPAIKEADIGISMGIAGTDVTKEASAMILMDDNFSTIVSAVEEGRKIYLNIRKFIRYLLSCNIGEVLTMFLASIFSLPNPLTPIQILFVNLATDGLPALALGVDNSHDNIMSKPPRPRNESIFSRGLWEKILFRGALIGISTIFTFIIGLYLGFSVRTCRTMTLATLVLSQLIHVFECKSETRTLFEINLLSNKYLLLSVIISVVMIFGIIYIPFFQAIFKTTNINLLQWGIVLLFSGIIAVSSSGFGLIKRKKS is encoded by the coding sequence GTGAAAGATAATGGATTATTAAATGGTTTGACTAAAGAACAGGTTGAAATAAATGTCAAAGAATTTGGCAAAAATAGAATAAAAGAAAAAAATAAGACCTCTATATTTTCTATTTTATTATCTCAATTCAATGATATTATGATTTGGATTTTAATAGTTGCAACTATAATTTCAGGTATCATAGGAGATGTTGCTGATTCAATTGTAATTGTTGTAATTATTGTAATAAATGCTATACTTGGATTTATTCAGGAATTTAGAACTGAGAAATCTTTAGAGTCACTTAAGAAACTTTCATCACCAACTACTAAAGTTATACGTGACGGAAATTTGAAAATAATAGATGCAGTTGAATTAACTATAGATGATTTGATTTTGTTAGAATCTGGGGATAGGATTCCTGCAGATGCTAAAATTATAAGAGGTGATCTGACTGTAGATGAATCTTTGCTTACTGGTGAGTCCGTAGGAGTTATCAAGACTAATAAAAATAAAGAAAATAATATTTTTATGGGAACTATTGCTTTGAAAGGTAAGGCATATGCTAAAGTTACTAATATTGGTATGAATACTGAAATGGGTAAAATTGCAAATATGCTTCAGGATATTGATGAGGATAAGTCGCCATTAAAAGAAAGATTGGAAGGACTTGGGAAGGTTTTAGTTGTTATATGCTTGTTAATATGTGCTGTAGTTACTGTTATTGGTATAGCAAGAGGACAATCTGTTACAGATATGTTTTTGATTGGTGTGAGTTTGGCTGTTGCAGCAATACCTGAAGGGTTACCTGCTATAGTTACAGTTGCTTTAGCTCTTGGTGTTTCTAAAATGCTTAAGAGGAGAGCTTTGATTAGGAAACTTCCATCAGTTGAAACACTTGGATGTACATCAATAATTTGTAGTGATAAGACAGGGACTTTAACTGAAAATAAAATGTCAGTTAGAGAAGTTTATTTTGATGGTAAGGTTTATGAAAAAAGAGAAGCCGAAGTAGATAAGAATGAAATTTTGAAGGAAATATTTGTAGTATGTAATGATTTTAATATAAATAAGAATGAAAAGAATTTTAAAAATCAAATAATCGCTGATCCGACAGAGAAGGCTCTTATTGAATATTATTTTGATAATGTTGAAAATTTAGTTAGTTATCACAGTTCATTTAAGAAATTGAGTGAAATTCCATTTGATTCTGATAGAAAGATGGCATCTGTAGTTGTAAGAGATCCAAAGACTGATGAAAGTATTTTATTAGCTAAAGGAGCACCAGAAAAAATACTTTTAATGAGTAAATATTATTTACATAAAGGCAATGTTGTTGATCTTACTAATGCTAAAAGGCAGGAAATCATTAAAGAAGTTGAAATGATGTCGCTTAAGGGACTCCGATGCCTTGGAGCGGGATTTAAGAAAAATAATCTTAATGATAAATCTAATTTAGAGAAAGATCTTATTTTTGCAGGTTTTTGTTCAATAATAGATCCACCAAGAAAGGATTCAAAGGATGCTGTTATTAAATGTAAACAAGCAGGAATAAATACGATTATGATCACTGGAGATCATAAAAATACAGCATTTGCGATTGCTAAGGAGCTTCAAATTTGTACAGGATTAAATGAAGTATTAACAGGTGATGATATTGAAAAGATGTCAGATAAAGCCTTATCAAAGGTAATTGATTTCATAAGAGTATTTGCTAGGGTTACACCAAAACATAAATTTAGAATTGTTAAAGCATTTAAAGAAAAAGGACATGTTGTTGCAATGACTGGAGATGGTGTTAATGATGCACCAGCTATAAAAGAAGCTGATATCGGTATTTCGATGGGGATAGCAGGTACAGATGTAACTAAGGAAGCATCTGCCATGATATTGATGGATGATAATTTTAGTACTATAGTTTCTGCAGTTGAGGAAGGAAGAAAGATTTACCTGAATATAAGGAAGTTTATAAGATATCTATTATCTTGTAATATTGGGGAAGTTTTAACAATGTTTCTAGCTTCTATATTCAGTCTTCCAAATCCACTTACTCCTATTCAAATCTTATTTGTTAACTTAGCGACAGATGGACTTCCAGCTCTTGCACTTGGAGTTGATAATTCGCATGATAATATAATGAGTAAACCACCGAGACCACGAAATGAAAGTATTTTTTCAAGAGGTCTTTGGGAAAAAATTTTATTTAGAGGGGCTTTAATTGGAATTAGTACAATATTTACATTTATTATTGGTCTTTATCTTGGTTTTAGTGTACGTACTTGTAGAACTATGACTTTAGCAACTCTTGTATTATCCCAATTGATACATGTGTTTGAATGTAAATCTGAAACAAGAACTTTGTTTGAAATAAATTTATTGTCTAACAAATATTTGTTGTTATCAGTTATTATTTCGGTGGTGATGATTTTTGGAATAATATATATTCCATTTTTCCAAGCTATATTTAAAACTACAAATATAAATTTATTGCAATGGGGAATTGTATTATTATTTTCAGGAATTATAGCAGTTTCTAGTAGTGGATTCGGTTTGATAAAACGAAAGAAGTCTTAA
- the rsgA gene encoding ribosome small subunit-dependent GTPase A, with translation MVEIGGIITKAIDGFYYILVDKEEYCCKSRKKFRFKEIEPKVGDRVTIKIIDRNKKEGVIENIHKRVSDFIRPQISNVTQIFIVLSYLEPKINFEMLNKMLINFEADGVKINIVINKCDLHTDVDDKEVDELFKNFPYDVIKISVKHENNIDIIKDKLCNNISCFCGASGVGKSSLLNKIVDKNIMDTSTLSQKVKRGKHTTRFSQLVYIDELDGYLIDTPGFSSVNISKHIDIDNLREYFIEFKDYYEGCKFRGCKHINEIKCNVKQALQNDNINRTRYEMYVKFYNKFNQKEK, from the coding sequence ATGGTAGAGATTGGTGGAATTATAACAAAAGCTATAGATGGTTTTTATTATATATTGGTTGATAAGGAAGAGTATTGTTGTAAATCTAGGAAAAAATTTAGATTTAAAGAAATTGAACCTAAAGTGGGAGATAGAGTAACTATAAAAATAATTGATCGAAATAAAAAAGAAGGAGTTATTGAAAACATTCATAAAAGAGTTTCAGATTTTATAAGACCGCAAATTTCTAATGTTACTCAAATATTTATAGTACTATCTTATTTAGAGCCTAAGATTAATTTTGAAATGTTAAATAAAATGCTTATTAATTTTGAAGCTGATGGAGTTAAAATCAATATAGTAATTAACAAGTGTGATTTACATACAGATGTAGATGATAAAGAAGTTGATGAATTATTTAAAAATTTTCCTTATGATGTGATTAAGATAAGTGTTAAACACGAAAATAACATAGATATTATAAAAGATAAATTATGTAATAATATATCATGTTTTTGTGGGGCATCTGGAGTTGGAAAATCAAGTTTGTTAAATAAGATCGTGGATAAAAATATAATGGATACTTCAACATTGAGTCAAAAAGTCAAAAGAGGTAAGCACACGACTAGGTTTTCACAATTGGTATATATAGATGAGTTAGATGGATATTTAATTGATACTCCAGGATTTAGCTCTGTGAATATTTCAAAACATATAGATATAGATAATTTAAGAGAATATTTCATTGAGTTTAAAGATTATTATGAAGGTTGTAAATTTAGAGGATGTAAGCATATTAATGAAATTAAATGTAATGTAAAACAAGCATTACAGAATGATAATATAAATAGAACAAGATATGAGATGTATGTAAAATTTTATAATAAATTTAATCAAAAGGAGAAGTAA